A stretch of the Paenibacillus dendritiformis genome encodes the following:
- the rlmD gene encoding 23S rRNA (uracil(1939)-C(5))-methyltransferase RlmD, producing MNERRTGTDRSHRGSNPKERTAWKKGPRPGASGARPRVSDASAEQVKAGDRIVVTIKRIGINGEGVGYYRKKAVFLDGALPGEVVRAKVTAVHDKHIVAAVTAYEKESPDRRQPPCPVYERCGGCQLQHLAYEGQLRAKEELVREAFRRYAGIEGDALPLKPMLGMDDPWHYRNKAQLQLGAGRDGRIVAGLYEAQSHQLVDITGCTIQHDRINQTVEEVKAILERLRIAPYDAKRRTGVVRTIIVRTGFQSEDLQLTLVTGTETLPKSDQLVSELLRKVPGLTTIAHNINTRKTSLVFGDKTRILWGKPTMEDSLGDVKFSLSPRAFFQLNPQQTLKLYEAVRVAAALSGRERVVDAYCGTGTIALWLAPYAAEVRGIEIIPEAVANARQNAERSGRTNAAFYAGEAEALLPRWVKDGYRPDVIVVDPPRTGCDERLLRAILAAKPKRLVYVSCNPSTLAKDCKTLLAGGYGLASVQPVDMFPQTAHVECCVLLTKVND from the coding sequence ATGAACGAACGAAGAACCGGCACGGACCGGAGTCATAGAGGAAGCAACCCTAAGGAGCGGACAGCTTGGAAAAAGGGGCCGCGCCCCGGCGCGTCCGGAGCGCGGCCGCGAGTGAGCGATGCCTCGGCGGAGCAGGTGAAGGCGGGCGACCGCATCGTCGTCACGATCAAGCGGATCGGCATTAACGGAGAGGGCGTCGGCTATTATCGGAAAAAAGCCGTCTTTCTCGACGGCGCTCTTCCGGGCGAGGTCGTGCGGGCGAAGGTGACCGCGGTGCACGACAAGCATATCGTCGCCGCCGTGACGGCGTACGAGAAAGAATCGCCGGACCGGCGCCAGCCGCCTTGTCCGGTGTACGAGCGCTGCGGCGGCTGCCAGCTGCAGCATCTCGCTTACGAAGGCCAGCTGCGGGCGAAGGAGGAGCTGGTGCGGGAGGCGTTCCGCCGCTATGCCGGCATCGAAGGGGATGCGCTGCCGCTGAAGCCGATGCTGGGCATGGACGATCCGTGGCACTACCGGAACAAAGCCCAGCTGCAGCTCGGCGCCGGACGGGACGGCCGCATTGTGGCCGGCCTGTACGAGGCCCAATCCCACCAGCTCGTCGATATTACGGGCTGCACGATCCAGCATGACCGCATCAATCAGACGGTCGAGGAGGTCAAGGCGATTCTGGAGCGGCTTCGCATTGCGCCGTATGACGCCAAGCGCCGCACCGGCGTCGTCCGCACGATCATCGTGCGGACCGGCTTCCAGTCCGAAGACCTGCAATTGACGCTCGTCACCGGAACGGAGACGCTGCCGAAGAGCGACCAGCTCGTCAGCGAGCTGCTGCGGAAGGTGCCCGGCCTGACCACCATCGCGCACAATATCAACACGCGCAAGACGTCGCTCGTGTTCGGCGACAAGACGCGCATCCTCTGGGGCAAGCCGACGATGGAGGACTCGCTCGGCGACGTGAAGTTCTCGCTGTCGCCGCGCGCCTTCTTCCAGCTCAACCCGCAGCAGACGCTGAAGCTGTACGAGGCGGTGCGGGTGGCCGCCGCCTTGAGCGGGCGGGAGCGGGTCGTCGACGCCTATTGCGGGACGGGCACGATCGCCCTCTGGCTCGCGCCGTATGCGGCCGAGGTGCGCGGCATCGAGATCATCCCGGAAGCCGTCGCCAACGCCCGCCAGAACGCCGAGCGCAGCGGCCGCACGAACGCCGCCTTCTATGCCGGAGAAGCCGAAGCGCTGCTTCCCCGCTGGGTGAAGGACGGCTACCGCCCCGACGTCATCGTCGTCGACCCGCCGCGCACCGGCTGCGACGAGCGTCTGCTGCGGGCCATCCTCGCCGCCAAGCCGAAGCGGCTCGTCTACGTCTCCTGCAATCCGTCCACCTTGGCGAAGGATTGCAAAACGCTGCTGGCCGGCGGCTACGGGCTGGCCTCCGTGCAGCCGGTGGACATGTTCCCGCAGACGGCGCATGTGGAGTGTTGTGTGTTGCTGACAAAAGTGAATGATTGA
- a CDS encoding DNA alkylation repair protein, translating into MNLEMVMQELEALGKERLKKMYIANGAREPLFGVATGEMKPLFRKTKINQPLAEQLYATGNYDAMYFAGIIADPNAMTEADYDRWMDGAYFYMLSDYVVAVTLAEADIAQKVADKWIASGEELRMSAGWSCYCWLLGNRPDSEFSEDKIAGMLDLAERTIHDAPERAKYAMNNFMYTVAVSYLPLHDKAVETAKAVGPVEVKRDKTKSKLIHAFENIQKAVDKGQLSFKRKHVRC; encoded by the coding sequence ATGAATTTAGAAATGGTGATGCAAGAGCTTGAAGCTCTCGGCAAGGAACGACTCAAGAAAATGTACATCGCCAACGGCGCACGTGAACCGCTTTTTGGCGTGGCGACAGGCGAGATGAAACCGCTCTTCAGGAAAACAAAAATCAATCAGCCTCTGGCCGAGCAGCTTTACGCGACAGGGAACTACGACGCTATGTACTTTGCCGGCATCATTGCAGACCCCAATGCGATGACGGAAGCGGATTATGACCGTTGGATGGATGGGGCTTATTTTTACATGCTGTCTGATTATGTGGTTGCCGTAACCCTGGCGGAAGCAGATATCGCGCAAAAGGTCGCCGATAAATGGATCGCAAGCGGCGAAGAGTTGAGAATGTCGGCGGGCTGGAGCTGTTACTGCTGGCTGTTGGGGAATCGTCCGGATAGTGAATTTTCCGAAGACAAAATTGCCGGTATGCTTGATCTGGCAGAACGCACGATTCACGATGCTCCCGAACGAGCGAAATACGCGATGAACAATTTTATGTACACCGTCGCCGTATCTTATTTGCCGCTCCATGATAAGGCCGTCGAGACCGCTAAGGCAGTAGGCCCGGTAGAAGTCAAACGGGACAAGACCAAAAGCAAGCTCATACACGCTTTCGAAAATATTCAAAAGGCTGTAGATAAAGGGCAGCTTAGTTTCAAACGCAAACATGTAAGGTGTTAA
- a CDS encoding GNAT family N-acetyltransferase yields the protein MATKLVAADSDMMFAGVVAGNNPGHVWADNAINPSTAIVWSSGLEGFNFMGSANNTFFNQSIASFIDHDIIPFLRDKKIDSFEFSVDTDDWYPAIYQFIGNRKIDESFQYVYKSNLNNHESLCLNHVVPYQAVEIDQAFALELMNGEMKNADFLLTYIGQYWGTLDNFLEKGYGYAALTANKEVASLAISSAMYGSTHAIGVETLEDYQRQGLSSSLVKLLLHKFNEKQIIAWWDCMESNIASQKTAEKAGLCKTHRYKINWFHF from the coding sequence TTGGCAACGAAACTGGTTGCTGCGGACAGTGATATGATGTTTGCCGGAGTCGTGGCCGGGAATAATCCGGGACATGTGTGGGCAGACAACGCAATAAATCCGTCAACCGCCATCGTATGGTCCAGCGGATTGGAAGGCTTCAACTTCATGGGGAGCGCTAATAACACTTTTTTTAATCAATCCATCGCATCGTTCATCGATCATGACATCATTCCTTTTTTACGAGACAAGAAGATAGACAGTTTTGAATTCTCGGTGGATACGGATGACTGGTATCCTGCTATATATCAATTCATCGGTAACCGAAAGATAGATGAAAGCTTTCAGTATGTTTATAAATCGAATTTGAACAATCATGAGTCCCTCTGTCTAAATCACGTCGTCCCTTATCAGGCTGTGGAAATCGATCAAGCCTTCGCTCTTGAGCTGATGAATGGCGAAATGAAAAATGCCGACTTTTTGCTGACTTACATTGGACAATATTGGGGGACCCTCGATAACTTTTTAGAAAAAGGCTATGGATATGCTGCACTCACAGCTAACAAAGAAGTCGCAAGCCTGGCCATTTCCTCAGCCATGTATGGTTCCACGCACGCCATTGGAGTGGAAACGCTTGAAGATTACCAACGGCAAGGATTATCGAGCTCACTCGTGAAATTATTATTACATAAGTTCAATGAAAAACAGATTATTGCCTGGTGGGACTGCATGGAGAGCAATATCGCTTCTCAAAAAACAGCCGAGAAGGCAGGCTTATGTAAAACGCATCGTTACAAAATAAATTGGTTCCATTTTTAA
- a CDS encoding DUF3238 domain-containing protein: MAHLVEIRFAGFIPEAWIEHKRTANAIIQFNGNNRSFTYFTEEQPELSKMAQHIVVDFDNREIKHFGSTGPTIQRTIDINSGEVLQEVFGHASDSGLTISNESISITSASFSIQGSAANPLNPDASPLDWEYDVTVDHTGKVTVKGRHDGFPAHEIYKRADKGNPVTIYTHDPRVTGDTPLSLFPPMERIVDRFAP, from the coding sequence TTGGCACACCTTGTCGAGATACGCTTCGCAGGATTCATCCCTGAAGCGTGGATAGAGCATAAGCGAACCGCGAATGCGATCATTCAATTCAATGGCAATAACAGAAGCTTTACTTATTTCACGGAAGAGCAACCCGAGCTCTCGAAAATGGCACAGCATATTGTCGTGGATTTCGATAACAGAGAAATCAAACATTTTGGCTCAACTGGTCCGACCATCCAAAGAACGATTGATATTAACAGCGGTGAAGTTTTACAAGAAGTATTCGGCCATGCCTCTGATTCCGGACTCACTATCTCAAATGAGAGTATATCGATCACATCAGCGTCGTTTTCCATACAAGGCAGTGCGGCCAATCCTTTGAACCCTGACGCTTCTCCACTGGATTGGGAGTATGACGTAACGGTTGACCATACAGGAAAAGTAACCGTTAAGGGACGCCATGACGGCTTTCCGGCGCATGAAATTTATAAACGTGCAGACAAGGGAAATCCGGTTACCATCTATACTCACGATCCGCGCGTGACAGGCGATACTCCCCTGTCGCTGTTCCCTCCAATGGAACGTATTGTAGACCGGTTCGCTCCCTGA
- a CDS encoding GNAT family N-acetyltransferase encodes MLIRKATPDEAGNLSGLAFRSKAYWGYSDDFMEACRDDLTISPERIASSLIYVVEEDCRMKGFVGLEMENGECLLTDLFIEPDAIGKGYGRALLQHIIEKAKDLGIHAVTLHSDPHAENFYLRMGARRIGDIESTVFPGRKLPLLEIAIRS; translated from the coding sequence ATGCTGATTCGCAAGGCAACCCCGGATGAAGCCGGTAATTTAAGCGGTCTGGCCTTTCGTTCCAAGGCTTACTGGGGATACAGCGATGACTTCATGGAAGCCTGCCGCGATGATTTAACGATCTCACCCGAACGAATTGCTTCTTCATTGATATATGTGGTGGAAGAGGATTGCCGCATGAAAGGTTTTGTTGGTCTGGAAATGGAGAATGGCGAATGCTTGCTTACCGATCTGTTTATTGAGCCTGATGCGATTGGAAAAGGATACGGCAGAGCGTTGCTTCAACATATCATAGAAAAAGCTAAAGATTTAGGGATTCATGCCGTCACGCTCCATAGCGACCCGCATGCCGAAAACTTTTATCTCCGCATGGGAGCCAGACGGATTGGGGACATCGAATCGACGGTTTTTCCGGGCCGCAAGCTGCCATTGCTGGAGATTGCAATCAGAAGCTGA